The genomic interval AGCTCGGCATCATCGATCCAGCGTCCCGTGACCTGGCGCAATTCGCTGCGGTTCGGCGTCAGCAGCGTGGCACCGGCATAACGCTCGTAGTCGTCGCCCTTGGGATCGACCAGCACCGGCTTGCCGGCGCTGCGTGCCATGCGGATCATTTCGGTAATGTGCGTCAGGCCGCCCTTGCCGTAGTCCGACAGCACCACCACATCGCAGTGCGGCAGGCGCGCGGCGAATTCCGCCAGTTTCTCGCGCAGGACTTCGTGCGTCGGCCAGGTCTCGAAATCGATGCGCAGCAGTTGCTGCTGGCGACCGACGACGCGCAATTTCACCGTCGTCGCCAATGCCGGATCTTCATGCAGACGGGCATCGATCTTCTCGGCGGCAAGCAATCTTTCCAGGCTGCGCCCGGCTTCATCCGTGCCAACGACGGAAAGCAAGGTCGCCTGCGCGCCAAGCGCGGCGATATTGCGCGCCACGTTGGCCGCACCGCCAAGGCGCTCTTCTAGACGCTCGACTTTCACCACGGGTACCGGCGCTTCCGGAGAAATCCGGCTCACCTCGCCGAACCAGTAGCGGTCCAGCATCATGTCGCCGACGACGAGTACACGCGCCCTGGATGTATCTGGAATCATGTTCATGGCTTGTCCATGGTCAGGTAGACGAATCCCG from Sterolibacterium denitrificans carries:
- the rfaE1 gene encoding D-glycero-beta-D-manno-heptose-7-phosphate kinase encodes the protein MNMIPDTSRARVLVVGDMMLDRYWFGEVSRISPEAPVPVVKVERLEERLGGAANVARNIAALGAQATLLSVVGTDEAGRSLERLLAAEKIDARLHEDPALATTVKLRVVGRQQQLLRIDFETWPTHEVLREKLAEFAARLPHCDVVVLSDYGKGGLTHITEMIRMARSAGKPVLVDPKGDDYERYAGATLLTPNRSELRQVTGRWIDDAELAEKAQKLRTRLALDALLVTRSEEGMSLFQADGMKHEAAIAREVFDVSGAGDTVIATLAVMLASGLDLAAAMSLANRAAGVVVGKLGTAVATLDELKGAC